Proteins encoded within one genomic window of Amorphoplanes friuliensis DSM 7358:
- a CDS encoding alpha-galactosidase, protein MRLVALTAAGVTVLVDVGSAQLPAITYWGPELPGLDAAQAGALATAAVAVPGSNDVEPRPRVALVPEHRTGWTGRPGLSGSFEGAGWSPAFSTTAVTLDGVPVTGFRSGGAGSLEVLAVDDAGRLELRIVLELLPSGLLRSRATVRNLAAGTYSVDDLVLAYPVPSDAAELLDFTGRHNLERVPRRGPFPAGIHLRENRKGRTGADSAYLLHAGTAGFGFATGQVWAVHTAWSGNHTHYAEQVFTGERLLGGGELLLPGEIRLATGESYETPWVYAAYGDGLDEVARRFHRHLRAREPRVSTDRPVTLNVWEAVYFDHNTDRLVDLAERAAAAGVERYVLDDGWFGSRRDDTSGLGDWVVSPDVWPGGLHPLVDRVRALGMQFGLWFEPEMVNPDSDLAREHPEWIMAARSEWPVESRTQQVLNLGILEAYEHVKAQIFAVLREYTIGYLKWDHNRDLIEAGTQTAGGRAGVHAQTLAFYRLLDEIRAAHPGLEIESCSSGGARADLGVLTRTDRIWVSDNIDPHDRQRMMRWTTQLVAPEYLGSHIASGRSHVTGRRHDLGFRAATAVFGHLGIEWDLAEATPAELTGLAAWIAFYKEHRDLLLGGDVVRMDGYDDTIFVHGVVTPNRSRAVFAMAVTDSIAPDPATRLRVRGLDPGRLYRIRPLLPGPPPSGLIPPLWWGDDHAGQVLSGAALERPGVACPRIHPDQVMLYSIEAVPSQ, encoded by the coding sequence ATGCGGCTCGTTGCGCTCACCGCGGCCGGCGTCACGGTCCTCGTCGACGTCGGTTCCGCGCAGCTTCCCGCGATCACGTACTGGGGTCCCGAGCTGCCCGGACTCGACGCGGCGCAGGCCGGGGCGCTCGCGACGGCCGCAGTCGCGGTCCCCGGCTCCAACGACGTCGAGCCGCGACCCCGCGTCGCCCTGGTGCCCGAGCACCGCACCGGCTGGACCGGGCGCCCCGGTCTGAGCGGCTCGTTCGAGGGTGCCGGCTGGTCACCCGCCTTCTCCACCACCGCCGTGACGCTCGACGGCGTCCCGGTCACCGGCTTCCGGTCCGGCGGCGCGGGCAGCCTCGAGGTCCTGGCCGTGGACGACGCCGGCCGCCTCGAGCTGCGGATCGTCCTCGAGCTGCTGCCGTCGGGGCTGCTGCGCTCCCGGGCCACGGTCCGCAACCTGGCCGCCGGGACGTACTCCGTCGACGACCTCGTGCTGGCCTACCCGGTGCCGTCCGACGCGGCCGAGCTGCTCGACTTCACCGGGCGCCACAACCTGGAACGTGTACCCCGGCGCGGCCCGTTCCCTGCGGGCATCCACCTGCGGGAGAACCGCAAGGGCCGTACGGGTGCGGACAGCGCGTACCTGCTGCACGCGGGCACGGCCGGTTTCGGCTTCGCCACGGGTCAGGTGTGGGCGGTGCACACGGCGTGGAGCGGCAACCACACGCACTACGCCGAGCAGGTGTTCACCGGCGAACGGCTGCTCGGCGGTGGTGAGCTGCTGCTGCCCGGCGAGATCCGCCTCGCCACCGGTGAGAGCTACGAAACGCCGTGGGTCTACGCCGCGTACGGCGACGGCCTCGACGAGGTCGCCCGGCGCTTCCACCGGCACCTGCGCGCCCGCGAGCCGCGGGTGTCCACCGACCGGCCGGTGACCCTGAACGTCTGGGAGGCGGTGTACTTCGACCACAACACCGACCGGCTCGTCGACCTCGCGGAGCGGGCCGCGGCCGCCGGTGTCGAGCGGTACGTGCTGGACGACGGCTGGTTCGGCTCCCGCCGCGACGACACGTCCGGTCTCGGCGACTGGGTGGTCTCCCCCGACGTCTGGCCCGGTGGCCTGCACCCGCTGGTCGACCGGGTCCGCGCGCTGGGCATGCAGTTCGGCCTCTGGTTCGAGCCGGAGATGGTCAACCCGGACTCCGATCTGGCCCGCGAGCACCCTGAGTGGATCATGGCGGCGCGCTCGGAGTGGCCGGTCGAGTCGCGGACCCAGCAGGTGCTCAACCTCGGCATCCTCGAGGCGTACGAGCACGTCAAGGCGCAGATCTTCGCGGTGCTCCGGGAATACACGATCGGCTACCTCAAGTGGGACCACAACCGGGACCTGATCGAGGCCGGTACGCAGACCGCGGGCGGGCGCGCCGGTGTGCACGCGCAGACCCTCGCCTTCTACCGGCTGCTGGACGAGATCCGGGCCGCACATCCGGGGCTGGAGATCGAGTCGTGCTCCTCCGGGGGCGCCCGCGCGGATCTGGGCGTGCTGACGCGTACCGATCGGATCTGGGTGTCGGACAACATCGACCCGCACGACCGGCAGCGGATGATGCGCTGGACCACCCAGCTCGTCGCCCCCGAATATCTCGGCTCGCACATCGCCTCGGGCCGCTCCCACGTGACCGGCCGCCGCCACGACCTGGGCTTCCGCGCGGCGACGGCCGTCTTCGGCCACCTCGGCATCGAATGGGACCTGGCCGAGGCGACCCCCGCCGAGCTCACCGGACTGGCGGCCTGGATCGCCTTCTACAAGGAGCACCGCGACCTGCTGCTCGGCGGTGACGTCGTCCGCATGGACGGCTACGACGACACCATCTTCGTCCACGGGGTCGTCACCCCGAACCGCTCCCGGGCGGTGTTCGCCATGGCCGTCACGGACAGCATCGCGCCCGATCCGGCCACCCGGCTGCGGGTGCGCGGCCTCGATCCCGGCCGCCTCTACCGGATCCGGCCGCTGCTCCCCGGTCCGCCGCCGTCGGGTCTGATCCCCCCGCTCTGGTGGGGTGACGACCACGCCGGTCAGGTCCTGAGCGGGGCCGCGCTCGAACGGCCGGGTGTCGCCTGCCCGCGGATCCACCCCGACCAGGTGATGCTCTACAGCATCGAGGCAGTTCCTTCACAGTGA
- a CDS encoding DUF309 domain-containing protein gives MVSPSRDRDAAGRPRNARPRDGLGRPLPHGAPGIPTTPDDLILPPAEALREAQRLLDAGRPFHAHEVLEGTWKAAPDTERDLWRGLAQLAVGVTHARRGNHTGAARLLQRAALRIEPYAAAAPYGIAVAELAAWARGLASGGPDQDAVPPRLTS, from the coding sequence ATGGTGAGCCCTTCGCGTGATCGTGACGCCGCCGGGCGGCCCCGCAACGCCCGGCCGCGCGACGGTCTGGGCCGGCCGCTCCCGCACGGGGCGCCCGGCATCCCGACCACCCCGGACGACCTGATCCTGCCCCCGGCCGAGGCGCTGCGGGAGGCCCAGCGGCTGCTCGACGCCGGGCGGCCGTTCCACGCCCACGAGGTGCTCGAGGGCACGTGGAAGGCCGCCCCGGACACCGAGCGTGACCTGTGGCGGGGCCTGGCCCAGCTGGCCGTCGGGGTCACCCACGCGCGCCGCGGCAACCACACCGGCGCGGCCCGGTTGCTCCAGCGTGCGGCGCTGCGGATCGAGCCGTACGCCGCGGCGGCGCCGTACGGCATCGCTGTGGCCGAGCTCGCAGCCTGGGCCCGGGGACTGGCGTCCGGCGGCCCGGACCAGGACGCCGTACCGCCGCGGCTGACGTCCTGA
- a CDS encoding aromatic ring-hydroxylating oxygenase subunit alpha yields MTSLLPTLPGSYYTDPAVFAAEQEHIFEQMWFCAVRGEDIADAGRYRTVQVGRESLLVTRNREGAARAFLNICRHRGAMLCADGEGSVKRTFRCMYHAWSYDLDGKLVAAPNLVKMPDVDRVEYGLRPVHVREWLGYVWVCLAETAPSFEETVQAACEERLGDLAAVERYGIESLTVGRRIRYDVKANWKLIIENFMECYHCATIHPELVHVLPEFAGGYAAQYYVGHGAEFGPGIEGFTVDGSAGVTTIASLEEEQDRRYFAVTIKPQVFLNLVPDHVIFHRMYPLGPDRTIVECDWLYLPEVVAEGRDLTRSVELFDRVNRQDFEACERCQPAMSSRAYAGGGVLVPSEHHIAGFHDWLRDRLGERPAAGVANWRDGEPFA; encoded by the coding sequence TTGACCAGTCTCCTGCCCACCCTTCCCGGTTCCTACTACACCGATCCGGCCGTGTTCGCGGCCGAGCAGGAACACATCTTCGAGCAGATGTGGTTCTGCGCCGTCCGCGGCGAGGACATCGCCGACGCCGGCAGGTACCGCACCGTGCAGGTCGGGCGCGAGAGTCTCCTGGTCACCCGGAACAGGGAGGGTGCCGCCCGGGCGTTCCTCAACATCTGCCGGCACCGCGGGGCGATGCTCTGCGCCGACGGCGAAGGCTCGGTCAAACGCACCTTCCGCTGCATGTACCACGCCTGGTCGTACGACCTCGACGGCAAGCTGGTGGCGGCCCCGAACCTGGTGAAGATGCCCGACGTCGACCGGGTCGAGTACGGACTGCGGCCCGTCCACGTCCGCGAGTGGCTCGGGTACGTGTGGGTGTGCCTGGCCGAGACGGCGCCGTCCTTCGAGGAGACCGTGCAGGCCGCGTGCGAGGAACGGCTCGGCGACCTCGCGGCCGTCGAGCGGTACGGCATCGAGAGCCTGACCGTCGGCCGGAGGATCCGTTACGACGTGAAGGCCAACTGGAAGCTCATCATCGAGAACTTCATGGAGTGCTACCACTGCGCGACGATCCACCCGGAGCTCGTGCACGTGCTCCCGGAGTTCGCCGGTGGGTACGCCGCCCAGTACTACGTGGGGCACGGCGCGGAGTTCGGGCCGGGCATCGAGGGCTTCACGGTGGACGGCAGCGCGGGCGTGACGACGATCGCGAGCCTCGAGGAGGAGCAGGACCGGCGCTACTTCGCGGTGACGATCAAACCCCAGGTCTTCCTCAACCTGGTGCCGGACCACGTCATCTTCCACCGCATGTACCCGCTCGGCCCCGACCGGACGATCGTCGAGTGCGACTGGCTCTACCTGCCCGAAGTCGTCGCCGAGGGCCGTGACCTGACCCGCTCGGTCGAGCTCTTCGACCGGGTCAACCGGCAGGACTTCGAAGCCTGCGAACGCTGCCAGCCGGCGATGTCGTCCCGCGCGTACGCCGGCGGCGGTGTCCTGGTGCCCAGCGAGCACCACATCGCCGGCTTCCACGACTGGTTGCGGGACCGTCTGGGTGAGCGGCCCGCCGCCGGAGTGGCAAACTGGCGGGATGGTGAGCCCTTCGCGTGA
- the solA gene encoding N-methyl-L-tryptophan oxidase, producing MPGYDVIVVGLGGMGSAAAYHLAARGVRVLGLEKFGPAHDRGASHGGSRITRQSYFESPEYVPLLLRAYELFDGLARDSGRDVITLTGGVMVGRPESLTVSGSRLSAERWGLEHEMLDAGDLRRRFPTLSPEPDEVALFEAKAGFVRPEATVSAHLELADRAGADLHFDEPMTSWSAAPGGGVRVETAAGSYEAGQLVITPGPWAPQLLSDLGVPFTIERQVQYWFQPTGGVEPFVPERHPIYIWEDAAGSQIYGFPAIDGPDGGAKVAFFRRGIVTTPETIDREVHPDEITAMADRTRRNLPDLPGTFLTAKTCLYSNTPDEHFVIARHPAHEAVTVACGFSGHGFKFVPVVGEILADLATTGTTQHPIGLFDPRRLSGVTI from the coding sequence GTGCCTGGTTATGACGTCATCGTGGTGGGACTCGGCGGCATGGGCAGTGCGGCCGCCTACCACCTGGCCGCCCGCGGCGTACGCGTGCTCGGCCTGGAGAAGTTCGGCCCGGCGCACGACCGGGGTGCGAGCCACGGCGGCTCGCGGATCACCCGCCAGTCCTACTTCGAGAGCCCCGAGTACGTGCCGCTGCTGCTGCGGGCGTACGAGTTGTTCGACGGTCTCGCCCGGGACTCGGGCCGTGACGTGATCACGCTGACGGGCGGGGTGATGGTCGGCCGGCCGGAGAGCCTGACCGTCTCGGGCAGCCGGCTCAGCGCCGAGCGGTGGGGTCTGGAGCACGAGATGCTCGACGCCGGTGACCTGCGCCGCCGCTTCCCGACGCTGAGCCCGGAGCCCGACGAGGTGGCGCTCTTCGAGGCCAAGGCCGGTTTCGTCCGGCCGGAGGCGACGGTGTCGGCGCATCTGGAGCTGGCGGACCGTGCGGGCGCCGACCTGCACTTCGACGAGCCGATGACCAGCTGGAGCGCGGCACCCGGCGGCGGCGTCCGTGTGGAGACGGCCGCCGGCAGTTACGAGGCCGGGCAGCTGGTCATCACGCCCGGACCGTGGGCGCCGCAGCTGCTGTCCGACCTCGGTGTGCCGTTCACGATCGAACGCCAGGTCCAGTACTGGTTCCAGCCCACCGGCGGGGTCGAGCCGTTCGTGCCCGAGCGACATCCCATCTACATCTGGGAGGACGCGGCCGGCAGCCAGATCTACGGCTTCCCCGCCATCGACGGCCCGGACGGTGGCGCCAAGGTGGCGTTCTTCCGGCGCGGGATCGTCACCACCCCGGAGACGATCGACCGCGAGGTCCACCCGGACGAGATCACGGCGATGGCCGACCGGACCCGGCGCAACCTGCCCGACCTGCCCGGCACCTTCCTCACGGCCAAGACCTGCCTCTACAGCAACACGCCGGACGAGCACTTCGTCATCGCCCGGCATCCGGCGCACGAGGCGGTCACCGTCGCGTGCGGCTTCTCCGGGCACGGTTTCAAGTTTGTCCCCGTCGTCGGCGAGATCCTCGCCGACCTGGCCACCACCGGCACCACCCAGCACCCGATCGGCCTGTTCGACCCGCGCCGCCTGTCAGGGGTGACCATTTGA
- a CDS encoding GcvT family protein — MTVVIVGAGIVGCGLADELTQRGWTDVTVLEQGPLFTTGGSSSHAPGLVFQTNPSRTMAALARYTVEKLTELDCFDAVGSLEVATTPERLAELHRRHGFATSWGIEAEILGPEACRELYPLLGDVLGGLHVPGDGLARAVAAGEAQARRAVERGARFLPHQRVVAIEQSDGRVTGVRTDDTTYPADVVISCAGFWGPAVGRLAGVPVPLLPMAHQYVRTAPVDAELPATILRHQDRDLYFRSHDDRLGIGSYLHRPMPVDLGDLSEGAQPSMLPFTAEDFAESWTAAGELLPVLAGSEVGEGFNGVFSFTADGFPLLGESREVRGFWTAEAVWVTHSAGVAKAVAEWLVDGRPGIDLHECDLNRFDVSQLSPAYVRERSIRSFVEVYDIIHPLDPPSVRDLRVSPFHTRQAELGAVFGEGAGWERPLWYAANAGLPRDDVERDAWSARNWSPIAAGEARATREGVALYDMTPLTRLEVTGPVSFLQGLTSSNVDRPVGTVVYTLLLDEAGGVRSDVTVARLAEDRFQVGVNGPLDLDWLLRRKPGGVSVRDVTGGTCGVGLWGPHARDLIAPLADIDVSHGAFGYFKARRGHLGTVPVTMLRLSYVGELGWEIYTTAELGLKLWDTLWAAGEPYGIVAGGRAAFNSLRLEKGYRAWGTDMTAEDDPYEAGLGFAVRLDGEDFTGRAALLDRTEPQRRLTCLLLDNEGCVPMGREPVYADGKPVGYVTSAAYGHTIGAPIAYAWLPAAVALPGTSLQIGYFDRRLRATVAEEPLFDPKHERIRR, encoded by the coding sequence GTGACAGTCGTCATCGTCGGGGCGGGCATCGTCGGCTGCGGTCTGGCCGACGAGCTCACCCAGCGCGGCTGGACGGACGTCACCGTGCTCGAGCAGGGCCCGCTCTTCACGACGGGCGGGTCCAGCTCGCACGCGCCGGGCCTGGTGTTCCAGACCAACCCGTCGCGGACGATGGCGGCGCTCGCCCGCTACACCGTGGAGAAGCTGACCGAGCTGGACTGCTTCGACGCCGTCGGCAGCCTGGAGGTGGCGACGACCCCGGAACGCCTCGCCGAGCTGCACCGCCGGCACGGCTTCGCCACCTCGTGGGGCATCGAGGCCGAGATCCTCGGTCCCGAGGCCTGTCGCGAGCTCTATCCGCTGCTGGGTGACGTGCTGGGTGGCCTGCACGTCCCCGGCGACGGGCTGGCCCGGGCGGTCGCCGCCGGTGAGGCGCAGGCCCGGCGGGCCGTCGAACGCGGCGCGCGCTTCCTGCCGCACCAGCGGGTGGTCGCGATCGAGCAGAGCGACGGCCGGGTCACCGGCGTCCGCACCGACGACACGACCTACCCGGCGGACGTCGTCATCAGCTGTGCCGGCTTCTGGGGGCCTGCCGTGGGCCGGCTCGCGGGCGTCCCGGTGCCACTGCTGCCGATGGCCCACCAGTACGTCCGCACCGCTCCGGTCGACGCCGAGCTGCCGGCCACGATCCTGCGGCATCAGGACCGTGACCTGTACTTCCGCAGCCACGACGACCGGCTCGGTATCGGCTCGTACCTGCACCGGCCCATGCCCGTGGACCTCGGGGACCTCTCCGAGGGCGCGCAGCCGTCCATGTTGCCGTTCACGGCGGAGGACTTCGCAGAGTCGTGGACGGCCGCGGGTGAGCTCCTGCCGGTTCTGGCGGGCTCGGAGGTCGGTGAGGGCTTCAACGGCGTCTTCTCGTTCACCGCGGACGGGTTTCCGCTGCTCGGGGAGTCCCGCGAGGTCCGGGGCTTCTGGACGGCCGAGGCGGTCTGGGTCACCCACTCGGCGGGTGTCGCCAAAGCGGTCGCGGAATGGCTGGTGGACGGTCGTCCCGGGATCGACCTGCACGAGTGCGACCTCAACCGCTTCGACGTCTCGCAACTGTCCCCGGCCTACGTGCGGGAGCGATCGATCCGCAGCTTCGTCGAGGTCTACGACATCATCCATCCGCTGGATCCGCCATCGGTCCGTGACCTGCGGGTCAGCCCGTTCCACACCCGGCAGGCCGAGCTGGGCGCGGTCTTCGGCGAGGGCGCCGGCTGGGAGCGACCCCTCTGGTACGCCGCCAACGCCGGACTCCCCCGCGACGACGTCGAGCGGGACGCCTGGTCGGCGCGGAACTGGTCACCCATCGCCGCGGGTGAGGCGCGGGCCACCCGCGAGGGTGTCGCCCTCTACGACATGACCCCGCTGACCCGCCTGGAGGTGACCGGCCCGGTCTCCTTCCTGCAGGGCCTGACCAGCAGCAACGTCGACCGTCCGGTCGGCACGGTCGTCTACACGCTGCTGCTCGACGAGGCCGGGGGCGTCCGGAGCGACGTGACCGTGGCCCGCCTCGCCGAGGACCGTTTCCAGGTCGGCGTCAACGGCCCGCTCGACCTCGACTGGCTGCTGCGCAGGAAGCCCGGCGGCGTCTCGGTCCGGGACGTCACCGGCGGCACGTGCGGTGTCGGCCTCTGGGGGCCGCACGCCCGGGATCTGATCGCACCGCTCGCGGACATCGACGTCTCGCACGGCGCGTTCGGGTACTTCAAGGCGCGCCGGGGGCATCTCGGGACGGTGCCGGTGACCATGCTGCGGCTCTCCTACGTGGGTGAGCTCGGGTGGGAGATCTACACCACGGCCGAGCTGGGGCTCAAGCTCTGGGACACCCTCTGGGCCGCCGGGGAGCCGTACGGCATCGTGGCCGGCGGCCGGGCCGCGTTCAACAGTCTGCGGCTGGAGAAGGGGTACCGGGCCTGGGGCACCGACATGACGGCGGAGGACGACCCGTACGAGGCCGGGCTGGGGTTCGCGGTCCGGCTCGACGGCGAGGACTTCACCGGACGGGCGGCACTGCTGGACCGTACCGAGCCGCAACGCCGGCTGACGTGCCTGCTCCTGGACAACGAGGGTTGTGTCCCGATGGGCAGGGAACCCGTGTATGCCGACGGCAAGCCCGTCGGCTACGTGACCAGCGCCGCTTACGGCCACACCATCGGGGCGCCCATCGCGTACGCGTGGCTCCCCGCGGCTGTGGCGTTGCCGGGCACGTCTCTGCAGATCGGCTATTTCGATCGTCGTCTCCGTGCCACCGTCGCCGAGGAGCCGCTGTTCGACCCGAAACATGAACGCATCCGCCGTTAG
- a CDS encoding ABC transporter substrate-binding protein: protein MRHRLTAAVAVLTLGLAGCGGATSDAGTDDKPAAGSKGTVKLAINPWVGYEANAAVLGYLLEHELGYTVDKKNLKEEIAWQGFETGEVDAIVENWGHDDLKKTYITDKKTAVDLGPTGNKGVIGWYVPQWMADKYPDITDGKNLNKYADLFKTSESKGKGQLLDGDPSFVTNDKALVANLKLNYEVVFSGSEAAIIKAAQQATAQKKPLLFYFYEPQWLFAKEKYARVKLPAYTAGCDADPKKVACDYPDYILDKIASKKFADTNSPAYQLIKNFTWTNDDQNLVSDYITNQGMTAEAAGEKWAKEHEATWKPWIP, encoded by the coding sequence ATGAGACATAGATTGACCGCTGCCGTGGCCGTACTGACCTTGGGTCTGGCCGGTTGTGGCGGGGCGACCTCCGATGCCGGCACCGACGACAAACCCGCCGCCGGATCCAAGGGCACCGTCAAACTCGCCATCAACCCCTGGGTCGGCTACGAAGCCAACGCCGCCGTCCTCGGATACCTCCTGGAACACGAACTCGGCTACACCGTCGACAAGAAGAACCTCAAAGAGGAAATCGCCTGGCAAGGCTTCGAAACCGGTGAAGTCGACGCCATCGTCGAGAACTGGGGCCACGACGACCTCAAGAAGACCTACATCACCGACAAAAAAACCGCCGTCGACCTCGGCCCCACCGGCAACAAAGGCGTCATCGGCTGGTACGTCCCCCAGTGGATGGCCGACAAGTACCCCGACATCACCGACGGCAAGAACCTCAACAAGTACGCCGACCTCTTCAAAACCAGCGAGTCCAAAGGCAAAGGCCAGCTCCTCGACGGTGACCCGTCCTTCGTCACCAACGACAAAGCCCTGGTCGCCAACCTCAAACTGAACTACGAGGTCGTGTTCTCCGGCAGCGAGGCCGCCATCATCAAGGCCGCCCAGCAAGCCACCGCCCAGAAAAAACCCCTGCTGTTCTACTTCTACGAACCGCAGTGGCTCTTCGCCAAAGAGAAGTACGCCCGGGTGAAACTCCCCGCGTACACCGCCGGCTGCGACGCCGACCCCAAGAAGGTCGCCTGCGACTACCCCGACTACATCCTGGACAAGATCGCGTCGAAGAAGTTCGCCGACACCAACAGCCCCGCGTACCAGCTCATCAAGAACTTCACCTGGACCAACGACGACCAGAACCTCGTCTCGGACTACATCACCAACCAGGGCATGACCGCCGAAGCCGCCGGCGAGAAATGGGCCAAGGAACACGAAGCCACCTGGAAGCCGTGGATCCCGTGA
- a CDS encoding ABC transporter permease, with the protein MTATVAPAEAVETTELSGPEEPARPKVRVSRRTVVAVLVVATVVAYLSLRNGGAAEEPDAWAFRFFSGVRDWVDDNRDTSPVFLYGVNYLRLGVVELVGLVQSLLYGLGWTGLVATVGALTAVLAGWRLAIGAVAGFLFLGVLGLWEESVDTLVLTLSAVLLAVLIGVPIGILAARVPAVGAVLKPVLDVMQIMPTFAYLAPMTLLFSIGEPAAVIATLIFAIPVTIRITALGISEVSPTTVEAATALGSTRWQLLGKVRLPMARPTIVLAVNQTIMMALSMVVVTALIDAPGLGQTIVTALERVNVGVAFDAGLAIVVLAVVLDRITTKAAGRRPRLPYVAGALVLTAVLALLPLSSEFPERWQFSFAGPVNDITSWVEFHWYDATEALKNVISAGLLDPLQTVLVTTPWWLFVVVVLVFGSLASGWKSGVIAALAAAGISGLGLWQHAMQTLATVLVGTVATMAFGVLLGVLCARHDRFARGLRPLLDAAQTMPSFVYLLPAVALFGASRFTAIVAAVIYAVPPVVRLVERGVRDVPPTVVEAALSAGSTPRQLLWKVQLPMARGGLLLATNQGIVMVLAMVVVGGLVGAGALGYDVVTGFAQREDFGQGLAAGFAIVLLGVLLDRLTQGLHSAKGTRA; encoded by the coding sequence GTGACCGCCACGGTGGCCCCGGCCGAGGCCGTGGAGACGACCGAGCTCTCCGGCCCGGAAGAGCCCGCCCGCCCCAAGGTACGGGTGTCACGGCGTACCGTCGTCGCGGTCCTGGTGGTCGCGACCGTGGTCGCCTATCTGAGCTTGCGCAACGGGGGCGCCGCGGAGGAACCCGACGCGTGGGCGTTCCGCTTCTTCAGCGGTGTCCGCGACTGGGTCGACGACAATCGCGACACCAGCCCGGTCTTCCTGTACGGCGTCAACTACCTGCGGCTCGGCGTCGTCGAGCTGGTCGGGCTCGTGCAGAGTCTGCTCTACGGTCTCGGCTGGACCGGTCTGGTCGCGACGGTCGGTGCGCTCACAGCGGTTCTCGCCGGCTGGCGGCTGGCGATCGGCGCGGTGGCCGGTTTCCTCTTCCTGGGCGTGCTGGGCCTGTGGGAGGAGAGCGTCGACACGCTCGTGCTGACGCTGTCCGCCGTGCTGCTCGCGGTGCTGATCGGTGTGCCGATCGGCATCCTCGCGGCCCGGGTGCCCGCGGTCGGCGCGGTGCTGAAACCGGTGCTGGACGTCATGCAGATCATGCCGACGTTCGCCTATCTGGCCCCGATGACGCTGCTCTTCTCGATCGGTGAGCCGGCCGCGGTGATCGCCACCCTGATCTTCGCGATCCCGGTGACGATCCGGATCACGGCGCTGGGCATCTCCGAGGTGTCACCGACGACGGTCGAGGCGGCCACCGCGCTCGGCTCGACACGCTGGCAGCTGCTCGGCAAGGTGCGCCTGCCGATGGCCCGCCCGACGATCGTGCTCGCGGTCAATCAGACGATCATGATGGCGCTGTCCATGGTGGTCGTCACCGCGCTGATCGACGCGCCGGGCCTGGGACAGACGATCGTGACGGCCCTGGAGCGTGTCAACGTCGGTGTCGCGTTCGACGCCGGTCTGGCTATCGTCGTGCTGGCCGTGGTGCTCGACCGGATCACCACCAAGGCCGCCGGGCGCCGCCCCAGGCTCCCGTACGTCGCCGGCGCCCTGGTCCTCACCGCCGTGCTGGCCCTGCTGCCGCTGAGCTCGGAGTTCCCGGAGCGCTGGCAGTTCTCCTTCGCCGGCCCGGTCAACGACATCACCAGCTGGGTCGAGTTCCACTGGTACGACGCCACCGAAGCCCTCAAGAACGTCATCAGCGCCGGCCTGCTGGACCCGCTGCAGACGGTGCTGGTGACCACACCGTGGTGGCTGTTCGTCGTGGTGGTGCTGGTCTTCGGCAGTCTCGCCAGCGGGTGGAAGTCCGGGGTGATCGCCGCGCTCGCCGCCGCCGGGATCTCCGGGCTGGGCCTGTGGCAGCACGCGATGCAGACGCTCGCGACCGTGCTCGTCGGCACCGTCGCCACGATGGCCTTCGGGGTCCTGCTCGGGGTGCTCTGCGCCCGCCACGACCGCTTCGCCCGCGGGCTGCGGCCGTTGCTGGACGCGGCGCAGACGATGCCGTCGTTCGTCTACCTGCTGCCGGCCGTGGCGCTCTTCGGCGCCAGCCGCTTCACCGCCATCGTCGCCGCGGTGATCTACGCCGTGCCGCCGGTGGTCCGCCTGGTCGAGCGGGGTGTCCGCGACGTGCCGCCGACCGTCGTCGAGGCGGCGCTGTCGGCCGGTTCCACACCCCGGCAGCTGCTCTGGAAGGTGCAGCTGCCGATGGCCCGCGGCGGTCTGCTGCTCGCCACCAACCAGGGCATCGTCATGGTGCTGGCCATGGTCGTCGTCGGCGGTCTGGTCGGCGCCGGTGCGCTCGGCTACGACGTCGTGACCGGCTTCGCCCAGCGCGAGGACTTCGGACAGGGACTGGCCGCCGGATTTGCCATCGTGCTGCTCGGCGTCCTGCTCGACCGGCTCACCCAGGGCCTCCACTCCGCGAAGGGAACACGAGCATGA